The Rhinoderma darwinii isolate aRhiDar2 chromosome 8, aRhiDar2.hap1, whole genome shotgun sequence genome has a window encoding:
- the LOC142658558 gene encoding POU domain, class 5, transcription factor 1.1-like — translation MYSQQAYPTFALNPGLMQDSFGGYPHHSQAFFFSAVKSDNGDLGGQTLGDHQSQVMAWNPPPQLEPRSHLNIHGPPHQMREETPCNGENLKGKDEDDVKPEHKCPNVLPNAQYYPHYWSNPSFWPGNPNPTNLPQKNLSAPGSNVYPAASSQSPNTPIEPAASNMESSRCNSAPSPEAAKEGDVAVNQTVSSPGAREEPLPGNGEDVLDLPSEIEMEQFARDMKQKRVSMGFTQADVGYALGVLYGKMFSQTTICRFESLQLSFKNMCQLKPVLSRWLEEADNNDNLQEMINREQILAQSRKRKRRTNIENMVKDSLETYFMKNPKPGAQEMAQIARDLHMEKDVVRVWFCNRRQKDKRQLPGRDHGGDPYDMQHLAHPHMGGAFSLPQEMTSQGYMGPPMGSATGLYPPAFNHKNDMFSQPMPHGMPLGNQIC, via the exons ATGTATAGCCAGCAGGCTTACCCCACTTTTGCCCTAAACCCTGGGCTCATGCAGGACAGTTTTGGGGGTTACCCTCACCATTCTCAAGCTTTCTTTTTCTCTGCAGTGAAGTCCGACAACGGAGATCTTGGGGGTCAGACTCTAGGGGACCATCAATCTCAGGTCATGGCTTGGAACCCCCCACCTCAACTGGAGCCCCGCAGTCACCTGAATATCCACGGACCCCCACATCAGATGAGGGAAGAGACCCCTTGTAATGGTGAAAACCTGAAGGGGAAGGATGAAGACGATGTTAAACCTGAGCACAAATGCCCCAATGTCCTTCCCAATGCTCAGTATTACCCCCATTACTGGAGTAACCCCTCCTTCTGGCCGGGTAACCCTAACCCCACCAACCTCCCACAGaaaaacctcagtgctcctgggtCCAATGTGTACCCGGCTGCATCCAGCCAGAGCCCAAACACCCCAATAGAGCCCGCAGCTTCTAACATGGAGAGCAGCCGATGCAACAGCGCCCCCAGTCCGGAGGCGGCCAAGGAAGGTGATGTAGCAGTGAACCAGACCGTGTCCAGCCCCGGGGCTCGGGAAGAGCCACTGCCCGGTAATGGGGAAGACGTGCTG GACCTTCCCAGCGAGATCGAAATGGAGCAGTTCGCTAGAGACATGAAGCAGAAGCGGGTGTCCATGGGTTTCACCCAAGCGGATGTTGGCTACGCCCTGGGAGTCTTGTATG GGAAGATGTTCAGTCAGACGACCATATGTAGGTTTGAATCCCTCCAGCTGAGCTTCAAGAACATGTGTCAGCTGAAGCCGGTGCTGAGCCGCTGGCTGGAGGAGGCTGACAACAACGACAACCTGCAGGAG ATGATTAATCGGGAGCAGATCTTGGCTCAGTCGAGGAAGAGGAAAAGGAGAACCAATATTGAGAACATGGTGAAGGACAGCCTGGAGACTTATTTCATGAAGAACCCCAAGCCCGGTGCTCAGGAAATGGCTCAGATTGCAAGAGACCTGCACATGGAGAAAGAT GTTGTCCGAGTTTGGTTCTGCAACCGCCGACAAAAGGACAAGAGGCAACTCCCAGGCAGGGACCACGGCGGAGACCCGTACGACATGCAGCACCTGGCACACCCGCATATGGGAGGAGCTTTCTCTCTGCCACAAGAGATGACGTCCCAGGGTTATATGGGGCCTCCAATGGGGTCTGCAACTGGTCTGTACCCTCCTGCGTTCAATCACAAGAACGACATGTTCTCCCAGCCCATGCCCCATGGGATGCCACTTGGAAACCAGATCTGTTGA
- the LOC142658559 gene encoding POU domain, class 5, transcription factor 1.2-like has translation MYNQQAFQSFTHSSGLMQDANCQYNMTGYPGISHHHHHQPFFSFSAMKSDYGDLGVQTVGDCSAQVMAWNHLPQLDPANHTLGIHVGDQQQGPREQMSNLVDIKRNAKREREEELEIKAQSPTAKCSPETPNPPTASYYNQAWGAAPFWPSTPNGGGATASNKPDDNSKTQATDPLHQYPTNQSPNTALESGLSSMDNSRCSSATSSVASSNNNSTPRSLSSGGSEGICSDNEEGCPPSSSEMEQFAKDLKHKRITLGYTQADVGYALGILFGKTFSQTTICRFESLQLSFKNMCKLKPLLGSWLHEVETNENLQEIISRGQVVPQTQKRKHRTSIENNVKRSLEGYFMHCSKPGAQDISQIARDLNMDKDVVRVWFCNRRQKGKRQVHPFLRENGGETYEVIQSLSPPNVGPYSMPQVMISQGFAPGSLGSNPALYVPAFHKSEVFPQTMPHGMPMANHSG, from the exons ATGTATAACCAACAGGCCTTCCAATCTTTTACCCACAGCTCTGGGCTAATGCAAGATGCCAACTGCCAATACAACATGACGGGATACCCTGGCATcagccaccaccatcatcaccagcCTTTCTTCTCTTTCTCTGCCATGAAATCGGACTATGGAGATCTTGGAGTCCAAACTGTTGGAGATTGCTCAGCTCAGGTCATGGCTTGGAACCATCTGCCCCAATTGGATCCTGCTAACCATACCCTTGGCATCCATGTTGGGGACCAGCAACAaggtccaagagagcaaatgtccAACCTGGTCGATATCAAGAGGAAtgcaaagagagaaagagaggaagAATTGGAAATCAAGGCACAATCTCCAACAGCTAAGTGTAGCCCTGAAACACCCAATCCCCCCACTGCATCCTACTACAACCAGGCATGGGGGGCTGCCCCCTTCTGGCCTTCTACCCCCAATGGCGGCGGTGCAACAGCTTCTAACAAGCCTGATGATAATAGCAAGACCCAAGCCACTGACCCTCTTCATCAATACCCTACTAACCAAAGCCCAAATACAGCTTTGGAGAGTGGTCTGTCCAGCATGGACAATAGCCGATGTAGCAGTGCCACCAGCTCAGTGGCCAGCAGCAACAACAACAGCACGCCCAGGAGCTTGTCCAGCGGGGGCAGTGAGGGCATCTGCAGTGACAACGAGGAG GGTTGTCCTCCGTCGTCTTCCGAGATGGAACAGTTTGCTAAGGATCTGAAACACAAGAGGATCACCCTGGGGTACACACAAGCAGATGTCGGCTATGCCCTAGGAATCCTTTTTG GCAAAACTTTTAGTCAGACGACCATCTGCCGCTTTGAGTCCTTACAGTTGAGCTTCAAGAACATGTGCAAGCTGAAGCCATTACTGGGGAGCTGGCTGCACGAGGTGGAGACTAATGAAAATTTGCAAGAG ATCATTAGTCGAGGGCAGGTTGTGCCTCAAACCCAGAAGAGAAAGCATCGTACCAGCATTGAGAACAATGTGAAGCGCAGCCTAGAGGGCTATTTCATGCATTGCTCCAAGCCGGGCGCACAGGATATCTCCCAAATTGCCAGAGACCTCAACATGGACAAAGAT GTGGTCAGAGTTTGGTTCTGCAATCGCCGACAGAAAGGAAAACGGCAGGTACACCCCTTCCTGAGGGAAAACGGTGGTGAAACCTACGAGGTCATCCAGTCCCTTTCACCTCCTAACGTGGGGCCCTACTCCATGCCTCAGGTGATGATTTCGCAAGGCTTCGCTCCAGGGTCCCTCGGTTCCAACCCTGCACTTTACGTGCCTGCCTTCCATAAGAGCGAGGTATTCCCGCAGACCATGCCTCATGGAATGCCCATGGCCAACCACTCCGGCTGA